From Cellulosimicrobium sp. ES-005, one genomic window encodes:
- a CDS encoding DEAD/DEAH box helicase codes for MTAAESPAARYAASRARQAASRTRLAEFRQVLDFPLDDFQERACEALEEGRGVLVAAPTGAGKTVVGEFAVHLALAGGRKAFYTTPIKALSNQKYGDLVRRYGADSVGLLTGDTTINGEAPVVVMTTEVLRNMLYAGSRTLDGLAFVVMDEVHYLADRFRGPVWEEVIIHLPDDVQLVSLSATVSNAEEFGDWLEMVRGDTTVVVSERRPVPLWQHVLVASANPATGVAHAGGGRALGADLLDLYAGHVDPTDPGVNPPINPDLLAAFRAAPRTSASGPGGRRGAGDRGYRGRGGRRPGPDRSGLGARRTPARFAVVDALDADGLLPAIYFIFSRAGCEGAVQQCLAAGLRLTSPAEEAEIRRVAEERTETIPAEDLEVLGYWTWTESLARGIAAHHAGLLPVFKETVEELFNRGLVKVVFATETLALGINMPARSVALEKLVKWDGTAHVDVTPGEYTQLTGRAGRRGIDVEGHAVVVDHAGLDPVHLAGLASKRLYPLRSSFRPTYNMAVNLVAQVGRDRAREVLETSFAQFQADRGVVGLAKQAQAHAEALDGYAQAMTCDRGDFAQYAALRRRITAREGDLSRAASRSRRAEVVAAFERLRPGDVVEVPSGRRAGYVVVLDPGEGAGFDGPRPTVLTQDRQVKKLTVADAPGGIRTVATVRVPKSFNPRVPAQRRDLASTLRNALGALDEPGTRPGRTTRTRSAAADDAELSRLRAQLRAHPCHDCPDREDHARWAERWARLKKEHDQLVRRVEGRTGSIARVFDRICDVLLTLGYLAPGEVADDPAAPLEDALDAEEPAHGARAGGERDRAGRAGLRVTRDGQWLRRLYAENDLLLAECLRRGVWEDLDAPALAAVVSTCVYAGRREDRGEPDVPGGPHGTLARALEATTRVWSEVDDLEEAHDIDATGALDEGLVTAVHRWAVGRSLDAVLRGSEIAAGDFVRWCKQVIDVLDQVATAAPTPAVRRTAHQAIEKLRRGVVAYSSV; via the coding sequence ATGACGGCCGCTGAATCGCCCGCCGCCCGTTATGCCGCGTCCCGGGCCCGCCAGGCGGCGTCCCGCACCCGGCTCGCGGAGTTCCGGCAGGTCCTCGACTTCCCCCTCGACGACTTCCAGGAGCGCGCGTGCGAGGCGCTCGAGGAGGGCCGCGGCGTCCTCGTCGCCGCGCCGACGGGCGCGGGCAAGACGGTCGTGGGCGAGTTCGCCGTCCACCTCGCCCTCGCGGGCGGGCGCAAGGCGTTCTACACCACCCCGATCAAGGCGCTGTCGAACCAGAAGTACGGCGACCTCGTGCGCCGCTACGGCGCCGACTCCGTGGGTCTGCTCACCGGCGACACGACGATCAACGGGGAGGCGCCCGTCGTCGTCATGACGACCGAGGTGCTGCGCAACATGCTGTACGCGGGCTCGCGCACGCTCGACGGCCTCGCGTTCGTCGTCATGGACGAGGTGCACTACCTCGCCGACCGGTTCCGCGGGCCGGTGTGGGAGGAGGTCATCATCCACCTGCCCGACGACGTCCAGCTCGTGTCCCTGTCCGCGACCGTGTCGAACGCCGAGGAGTTCGGCGACTGGCTGGAGATGGTGCGCGGCGACACCACCGTCGTCGTCAGCGAGCGCCGGCCCGTGCCGCTGTGGCAGCACGTGCTCGTCGCGTCGGCGAACCCGGCGACCGGGGTCGCGCACGCGGGCGGCGGGCGGGCGCTCGGCGCGGACCTGCTCGACCTCTACGCCGGGCACGTGGACCCCACGGACCCGGGCGTGAACCCGCCCATCAACCCGGACCTGCTGGCCGCGTTCCGCGCGGCCCCGCGCACGAGCGCGTCGGGCCCGGGCGGGCGGCGCGGCGCGGGCGACCGCGGGTACCGGGGGCGGGGCGGGCGGCGCCCCGGTCCCGACCGGTCGGGGCTCGGGGCGCGCCGCACCCCGGCGCGGTTCGCCGTCGTGGACGCCCTGGACGCGGACGGGCTGCTGCCCGCGATCTACTTCATCTTCTCCCGCGCCGGGTGCGAGGGCGCCGTGCAGCAGTGCCTCGCGGCGGGGCTGCGCCTCACCTCGCCCGCGGAGGAGGCGGAGATCCGGCGCGTCGCCGAGGAACGCACCGAGACCATCCCCGCGGAGGACCTCGAGGTGCTCGGGTACTGGACGTGGACGGAGTCGCTCGCGCGCGGGATCGCGGCGCACCACGCCGGCCTGCTGCCCGTGTTCAAGGAGACGGTCGAGGAGCTGTTCAACCGCGGCCTGGTCAAGGTCGTGTTCGCCACCGAGACGCTCGCGCTCGGCATCAACATGCCCGCCCGGTCCGTCGCGCTGGAGAAGCTCGTCAAGTGGGACGGGACCGCGCACGTCGACGTCACCCCCGGCGAGTACACCCAGCTCACCGGCCGGGCGGGGCGGCGCGGCATCGACGTCGAGGGGCACGCCGTCGTCGTCGACCACGCGGGCCTCGACCCCGTGCACCTCGCGGGCCTGGCGTCCAAGCGCCTGTACCCGCTGCGCTCCAGCTTCCGGCCCACGTACAACATGGCGGTCAACCTCGTCGCGCAGGTCGGGCGCGACCGGGCGCGCGAGGTGCTGGAGACGTCGTTCGCGCAGTTCCAGGCCGACCGCGGGGTCGTCGGCCTCGCGAAGCAGGCGCAGGCGCACGCCGAGGCGCTCGACGGGTACGCGCAGGCCATGACGTGCGATCGGGGCGACTTCGCCCAGTACGCGGCGCTGCGGCGGCGCATCACCGCGCGCGAGGGCGACCTGTCGCGCGCCGCGAGCCGGTCCCGGCGCGCGGAGGTCGTGGCCGCGTTCGAGCGGCTGCGGCCCGGGGACGTGGTGGAGGTGCCGTCGGGGCGGCGCGCGGGCTACGTCGTCGTGCTCGACCCGGGGGAGGGGGCCGGGTTCGACGGCCCGCGCCCCACCGTGCTCACGCAGGACCGGCAGGTGAAGAAGCTCACCGTGGCCGACGCGCCCGGCGGCATCCGCACCGTCGCCACGGTCCGGGTGCCGAAGTCGTTCAACCCGCGCGTCCCGGCGCAGCGGCGCGACCTCGCGTCCACGCTGCGCAACGCCCTCGGGGCGCTCGACGAGCCCGGCACGCGACCCGGGCGCACCACCCGCACCCGGTCCGCCGCCGCGGACGACGCCGAGCTCTCCCGCCTGCGCGCGCAGCTGCGCGCCCACCCGTGCCACGACTGCCCCGACCGCGAGGACCACGCCCGCTGGGCCGAGCGGTGGGCCCGGCTCAAGAAGGAGCACGACCAGCTCGTGCGCCGCGTCGAGGGCCGCACCGGGTCCATCGCGCGCGTGTTCGACCGCATCTGCGACGTCCTGCTCACGCTCGGCTACCTCGCCCCCGGCGAGGTCGCGGACGACCCGGCCGCACCGCTCGAGGACGCCCTGGACGCGGAGGAGCCCGCCCACGGGGCCCGGGCCGGCGGCGAGCGCGACCGCGCGGGGCGGGCCGGGCTGCGCGTCACGCGCGACGGACAGTGGCTGCGGCGCCTGTACGCCGAGAACGACCTGCTGCTCGCCGAGTGCCTGCGCCGCGGCGTGTGGGAGGACCTCGACGCCCCCGCCCTCGCCGCGGTGGTGTCCACGTGCGTGTACGCGGGACGGCGTGAGGACCGCGGCGAGCCCGACGTCCCCGGCGGGCCGCACGGCACGCTCGCCCGTGCGCTCGAGGCGACCACGCGCGTGTGGTCCGAGGTGGACGACCTCGAGGAGGCCCACGACATCGACGCCACCGGCGCCCTCGACGAGGGCCTCGTCACCGCCGTGCACCGGTGGGCCGTGGGCCGCAGCCTCGACGCCGTGCTGCGCGGCTCGGAGATCGCGGCCGGCGACTTCGTGCGCTGGTGCAAGCAGGTGATCGACGTCCTCGACCAGGTCGCGACCGCCGCGCCCACGCCCGCCGTGCGGCGCACCGCGCACCAGGCGATCGAGAAGCTGCGGCGCGGCGTCGTCGCGTACTCGAGCGTCTGA
- a CDS encoding amidohydrolase family protein: protein MASTLYRGGVIHSQADPFAEALLVDDGVIAWIGADDTADGLAARADRVIDLDGALVAPGFVDAHVHLFEIGLALAGVDLSASAGVTTLAAALEAVAKAAAGVGDDDVVLAFGWDERSWPEGRPPTRDELDAAAGGRAVYAARVDVHSAVVSTTLARRCALAERPGWDESGWVTGEAHHVARDVARDVSPARRTALYRAALRAAAEQGIVSVHEMSAPHIDTRAGLRELLALTSDASSGLAHVVGYRGELCTTVDDAREVLADVPGLTGLAGDLNVDGSIGSRTAAMRLPYQDGPDPTDRGNLYLSAEQIANHLSAVGAAGTQGGFHVIGDRAMDELVLGLEVAAQVHGQGAVRAARHRVEHALFVDATALASLLLFGVSLSIQPGFDAAWGGPQGMYAARVGATRAEGLSPFADLAGAGVPLAFGSDAPVTRLDPWAGVLAAMSHVDPDQQISARAAFRAHTRGGWRIAGLDHTGAGQLRVGAPAHLAVWRGEHLVVQGALGRTTSSWSTDARAGQPLLPELGPDVPRPRCLQTVRDGVPLFDTFV, encoded by the coding sequence GTGGCCTCAACCCTGTACCGCGGCGGCGTGATCCACTCCCAGGCCGACCCGTTCGCAGAAGCGCTCCTCGTCGACGACGGCGTCATCGCCTGGATCGGCGCCGACGACACGGCCGACGGGCTCGCCGCCCGCGCCGACCGCGTGATCGACCTCGACGGCGCGCTCGTCGCGCCCGGGTTCGTCGACGCGCACGTCCACCTGTTCGAGATCGGGCTCGCCCTCGCGGGCGTCGACCTGTCCGCGAGCGCCGGCGTGACGACGCTCGCGGCGGCGCTGGAGGCGGTCGCGAAGGCCGCGGCGGGCGTCGGGGACGACGACGTCGTGCTGGCGTTCGGGTGGGACGAGCGGTCCTGGCCCGAGGGGCGTCCGCCGACGCGCGACGAGCTCGACGCGGCCGCGGGCGGGCGCGCGGTGTACGCGGCGCGGGTCGACGTGCACTCCGCCGTGGTCTCCACGACGCTCGCGCGGCGCTGCGCCCTGGCGGAGCGCCCCGGGTGGGACGAGTCGGGCTGGGTCACGGGGGAGGCGCACCACGTCGCCCGGGACGTCGCGCGCGACGTGTCGCCCGCGCGGCGCACCGCCCTGTACCGGGCGGCGCTGCGCGCGGCGGCGGAGCAGGGGATCGTGTCGGTGCACGAGATGAGCGCCCCGCACATCGACACGCGCGCCGGGCTGCGCGAGCTCCTCGCGCTCACAAGCGACGCGTCCTCGGGGCTGGCGCACGTCGTCGGGTACCGGGGCGAGCTGTGCACCACGGTCGACGACGCGCGCGAGGTCCTCGCGGACGTGCCGGGACTGACGGGGCTCGCGGGCGACCTCAACGTGGACGGGTCGATCGGGTCGCGCACCGCGGCGATGCGCCTGCCCTACCAGGACGGGCCCGACCCCACCGACCGGGGGAACCTCTACCTGAGCGCGGAGCAGATCGCGAACCACCTGTCCGCGGTCGGGGCGGCGGGCACGCAGGGCGGCTTCCACGTCATCGGGGACCGCGCGATGGACGAGCTCGTCCTCGGGCTCGAGGTCGCCGCGCAGGTCCACGGCCAGGGCGCGGTGCGCGCGGCGCGGCACCGGGTGGAGCACGCGCTGTTCGTGGACGCGACGGCGCTGGCGTCGCTGCTGCTGTTCGGCGTGAGCCTGAGCATCCAGCCGGGGTTCGACGCCGCGTGGGGCGGGCCGCAGGGCATGTACGCGGCGCGCGTGGGCGCGACCCGGGCCGAGGGCCTGAGCCCGTTCGCGGACCTGGCGGGGGCGGGCGTCCCGCTCGCGTTCGGGTCGGACGCGCCCGTCACGCGCCTCGACCCGTGGGCGGGCGTGCTGGCCGCGATGTCGCACGTGGACCCCGACCAGCAGATCTCGGCGCGGGCCGCGTTCCGCGCGCACACGCGCGGCGGGTGGCGCATCGCGGGCCTGGACCACACGGGGGCCGGCCAGCTGCGCGTCGGGGCGCCCGCGCACCTCGCGGTGTGGCGGGGCGAGCACCTCGTGGTGCAGGGCGCGCTCGGGCGCACGACGTCGTCGTGGAGCACGGACGCGCGCGCCGGGCAGCCGCTCCTGCCGGAGCTCGGCCCCGACGTGCCGCGACCCCGGTGCCTGCAGACGGTGCGCGACGGCGTCCCCCTGTTCGACACGTTCGTGTGA
- the lnt gene encoding apolipoprotein N-acyltransferase, which produces MDGGSPVGPPSRPLSLLLALAGGLATDAAFPDRGWWPLAFVGVAALFWGLRRDGARWGFLVGLVWGLAFFLPHLWWANYATETVPWVALSVMEACFVAVLGAAWAWARRWSWLAGRPGAQAVAFALLFVGVEQARTEVPFGGFPWGRLAFSQADSPLGRAAWLGGEVLVSLLVALAGSLLAVAVLALVRRRDVVTGAVVPGAVVPAAVAGALVAAPLLVPLDTRAEAGTLAVGAVQGNVGEPGLGSFANRAEVLNNHLQGTVALLDQVEPGDLDVVLWPENGSDLDPQTAPDVARAIDDAAREVEAPILVGAQEYPDTGGRYNVSLLWEPGAGVVDRYAKQHPAPFGEYIPLRSLLRIFSDQVDRVTIDMIRGTETGVVDLASERLGRTVPLGVVICFEVAYDGLVNDAVDAGAEVLVVQTNNASFGYTAESTQQLAMSRLRAVSTGRATVQVSTVGVSGVIAPDGELLQSTDLFTADQMVADLPLRTSLTPAVRAGDWPGRVVELLALGLLAAGVVTAVRERRTPTAAAPAGDEAP; this is translated from the coding sequence GTGGACGGCGGCAGCCCCGTCGGGCCCCCGTCGCGGCCGCTCTCGCTCCTCCTGGCCCTCGCGGGCGGCCTCGCCACCGACGCGGCCTTCCCCGACCGCGGGTGGTGGCCCCTCGCGTTCGTCGGCGTCGCCGCGCTGTTCTGGGGGCTGCGGCGCGACGGCGCCCGCTGGGGCTTCCTCGTCGGGCTCGTGTGGGGTCTGGCGTTCTTCCTGCCGCACCTGTGGTGGGCCAACTACGCGACCGAGACCGTGCCGTGGGTCGCGCTGTCCGTCATGGAGGCGTGCTTCGTCGCCGTGCTCGGTGCCGCCTGGGCCTGGGCCCGCCGGTGGTCGTGGCTGGCCGGGCGCCCGGGGGCGCAGGCCGTCGCGTTCGCGCTGCTGTTCGTCGGCGTCGAGCAGGCGCGCACCGAGGTCCCGTTCGGCGGCTTCCCCTGGGGCCGGCTCGCGTTCTCCCAGGCGGACTCCCCGCTCGGGCGCGCGGCCTGGCTCGGGGGCGAGGTCCTCGTGTCCCTGCTCGTCGCGCTCGCCGGGTCGCTGCTCGCGGTCGCGGTGCTCGCGCTGGTGCGCCGCCGCGACGTCGTCACGGGCGCCGTCGTCCCGGGCGCCGTCGTCCCGGCCGCCGTGGCCGGTGCGCTCGTGGCCGCGCCCCTGCTCGTGCCGCTCGACACGCGTGCCGAGGCCGGCACGCTCGCCGTCGGGGCGGTGCAGGGCAACGTGGGCGAGCCCGGGCTCGGGTCGTTCGCGAACCGGGCCGAGGTGCTCAACAACCACCTGCAGGGGACGGTCGCGCTGCTGGACCAGGTGGAGCCCGGCGACCTCGACGTGGTGCTGTGGCCCGAGAACGGCTCCGACCTCGACCCGCAGACCGCGCCCGACGTGGCGCGCGCCATCGACGACGCCGCGCGCGAGGTCGAGGCCCCGATCCTCGTCGGCGCGCAGGAGTACCCCGACACCGGCGGCCGGTACAACGTGTCGCTGCTGTGGGAGCCCGGCGCGGGCGTCGTGGACCGCTACGCCAAGCAGCACCCCGCGCCGTTCGGCGAGTACATCCCCCTGCGGTCCCTGCTGCGGATCTTCTCCGACCAGGTCGACCGGGTCACCATCGACATGATCCGCGGCACCGAGACCGGGGTCGTGGACCTCGCGTCCGAGCGCCTCGGGCGCACCGTGCCGCTCGGCGTCGTCATCTGCTTCGAGGTCGCCTACGACGGCCTCGTGAACGACGCCGTGGACGCGGGCGCCGAGGTGCTCGTCGTCCAGACCAACAACGCCTCCTTCGGGTACACCGCCGAGTCCACGCAGCAGCTCGCGATGTCGCGCCTGCGCGCCGTGTCGACCGGGCGCGCGACCGTGCAGGTCTCGACCGTCGGCGTCAGCGGCGTCATCGCCCCCGACGGCGAGCTCCTGCAGAGCACCGACCTGTTCACCGCCGACCAGATGGTCGCCGACCTGCCGCTGCGCACGAGCCTCACGCCCGCCGTGCGGGCGGGGGACTGGCCGGGCCGCGTCGTCGAGCTCCTCGCCCTCGGGCTCCTCGCCGCGGGCGTCGTCACCGCGGTCCGCGAGCGCCGCACCCCGACCGCCGCGGCCCCGGCCGGAGACGAGGCGCCGTGA
- a CDS encoding polyprenol monophosphomannose synthase, whose protein sequence is MSGPAGEGGVPGGRVLVVVPTYDEALTLPGTLARLRAAVPDADVLVVDDASPDGTGDLADAAAAVDPGVHVLHRAGKEGLGAAYVAGFGWGLDAGYDVLVEMDADGSHQPEQLPSLLAALGPATGDGAHDGADLVIGSRWVPGGRVENWPRHREVLSRAGNAYVRLALGLHLGDATAGYRAYRASALRAVDLASVESHGYCFQVDMAWRVVRAGGRATEVPITFVERTAGRSKMSRAIVTEALWKVTVWGARRRAAQLASLARSVAGRRGTR, encoded by the coding sequence GTGAGCGGGCCTGCGGGGGAGGGCGGCGTCCCGGGCGGGCGCGTGCTCGTCGTCGTGCCCACGTACGACGAGGCGCTGACCCTGCCGGGCACGCTGGCACGCCTGCGCGCCGCGGTCCCGGACGCGGACGTGCTCGTGGTGGACGACGCCAGCCCGGACGGGACGGGCGACCTCGCCGACGCCGCCGCCGCCGTCGACCCGGGCGTGCACGTGCTGCACCGGGCCGGGAAGGAGGGCCTGGGCGCCGCGTACGTCGCGGGGTTCGGGTGGGGCCTGGACGCCGGGTACGACGTGCTCGTGGAGATGGATGCCGACGGCTCCCACCAGCCGGAGCAGCTGCCGTCCCTGCTCGCCGCCCTCGGCCCCGCCACGGGGGACGGCGCGCACGACGGCGCGGACCTCGTCATCGGGTCGCGCTGGGTCCCGGGCGGGCGCGTGGAGAACTGGCCGCGGCACCGCGAGGTGCTCTCGCGCGCGGGCAACGCGTACGTGCGCCTCGCGCTGGGGCTGCACCTGGGCGACGCGACGGCGGGCTACCGCGCCTACCGCGCGTCCGCGCTGCGCGCCGTCGACCTCGCGAGCGTCGAGTCGCACGGGTACTGCTTCCAGGTCGACATGGCGTGGCGAGTCGTGCGGGCGGGGGGTCGCGCGACGGAGGTGCCGATCACGTTCGTCGAGCGCACGGCGGGGCGGTCGAAGATGAGCCGCGCGATCGTCACCGAGGCGCTGTGGAAGGTCACGGTCTGGGGTGCTCGACGGCGCGCGGCCCAGCTCGCGAGCCTCGCGCGGTCGGTCGCGGGGCGGCGCGGCACGC